A region of Streptomyces sp. NBC_01267 DNA encodes the following proteins:
- the gcvT gene encoding glycine cleavage system aminomethyltransferase GcvT: MSSTPRLTSLDALHRSLGATMTDFAGWDMPLRYASERDEHNAVRTRAGLFDLSHMGEITVTGPQAVDLLNYALVGNIGTVGAGRARYTMICQEDGGILDDLIVYRLADQEYMVVANAGNAQTVLDALTARAEGFDAEVRDDRDAYALLAVQGPESPGILKSLTDADLDGLKYYAGLPGTVAGVPALIARTGYTGEDGFELFVDPSDAEKLWQALTEAGAAVGLVPCGLSCRDTLRLEAGMPLYGHELTTALTPFDAGLGRVVKFEKEGDFVGRTSLEAAAERAAAAPPRKLVGLIASGRRVPRAGYPVVADGQVVGEVTSGAPSPTLGKPIAIAYVDAAHAEPGTSGVAVDIRGTHEPYEVVALPFYKRQK, encoded by the coding sequence ATGAGCAGCACCCCCCGTCTCACCTCACTCGACGCCCTGCACCGTTCGCTGGGTGCGACCATGACCGACTTCGCGGGCTGGGACATGCCGCTGCGCTACGCCAGTGAGCGCGACGAGCACAACGCCGTACGGACCCGTGCCGGGCTCTTCGACCTCTCCCACATGGGCGAGATCACCGTCACCGGCCCGCAGGCCGTGGACCTGCTGAACTACGCGCTGGTCGGCAACATCGGCACCGTGGGCGCCGGCCGCGCCCGCTACACCATGATCTGCCAGGAGGACGGCGGGATCCTGGACGACCTGATCGTGTACCGGCTGGCCGACCAGGAGTACATGGTCGTCGCCAACGCCGGTAACGCCCAGACCGTGCTGGACGCGCTCACCGCCCGCGCCGAGGGCTTCGACGCCGAGGTGCGGGACGACCGGGACGCGTACGCGCTGCTCGCCGTGCAGGGCCCGGAGTCCCCCGGCATCCTGAAGTCGCTGACCGACGCCGATCTGGACGGGCTGAAGTACTACGCGGGCCTGCCCGGCACCGTCGCGGGTGTCCCGGCGCTCATCGCCCGTACCGGTTACACGGGCGAGGACGGCTTCGAGCTGTTCGTGGACCCGTCCGACGCCGAGAAGCTCTGGCAGGCGCTGACCGAGGCCGGCGCGGCCGTGGGCCTGGTGCCGTGCGGGCTCTCCTGCCGCGACACGCTGCGGCTGGAGGCGGGCATGCCGCTGTACGGCCACGAGCTGACCACCGCGCTGACCCCGTTCGACGCCGGTCTCGGCCGGGTCGTCAAGTTCGAGAAGGAGGGGGACTTCGTCGGGCGTACGTCCCTCGAAGCCGCCGCCGAGCGCGCCGCCGCCGCGCCGCCGCGCAAGCTGGTCGGGCTGATCGCCTCGGGCCGCCGGGTCCCCCGTGCGGGCTATCCGGTCGTCGCCGACGGCCAGGTCGTCGGCGAGGTCACCTCCGGCGCACCGTCGCCCACCCTGGGCAAGCCGATCGCCATCGCGTACGTCGACGCGGCGCACGCCGAGCCCGGTACGTCCGGTGTGGCCGTGGACATCCGCGGTACGCATGAGCCGTACGAGGTCGTGGCGCTCCCCTTCTACAAGCGCCAGAAGTGA
- the glyA gene encoding serine hydroxymethyltransferase yields MSLLDSSLHELDPDVAAAVDAELVRQQSTLEMIASENFAPVAVMEAQGSVLTNKYAEGYPGRRYYGGCEHVDVIEQIAIDRIKALFGAEHANVQPHSGAQANAAAMFALIKPGDTIMGLNLAHGGHLTHGMKINFSGKLYNVVAYHVDEKTGEVDMAEVARLARESRPKLIVAGWSAYPRQLDFAAFRKIADEVGAYLMVDMAHFAGLVAAGLHPSPVPHAHVVTTTTHKTLGGPRGGVILSTAELAKKINSAVFPGQQGGPLEHVIAAKAVSFKVAATEEFKERQQRTLDGARILAERLVQPDVTEHGVSVLSGGTDVHLVLVDLRDSELDGQQAEDRLHEVGITVNRNAVPNDPRPPMVTSGLRIGTPALATRGFQAEDFTEVADIIAAALKPAYDREALAARVTALAEKLPLYPGLK; encoded by the coding sequence ATGTCGCTTCTTGATTCCTCCCTCCACGAGCTCGACCCGGACGTCGCCGCCGCTGTCGACGCCGAGCTGGTACGCCAGCAGTCCACCCTCGAAATGATCGCCTCGGAGAACTTCGCCCCGGTCGCGGTCATGGAGGCCCAGGGCTCGGTTCTCACCAACAAGTACGCCGAGGGCTACCCGGGCCGCCGTTACTACGGTGGCTGCGAGCACGTCGACGTCATCGAGCAGATCGCCATCGACCGCATCAAGGCGCTCTTCGGCGCCGAGCACGCGAACGTACAGCCCCACTCGGGTGCCCAGGCGAACGCCGCCGCGATGTTCGCGCTGATCAAGCCCGGTGACACGATCATGGGTCTGAACCTCGCGCACGGCGGGCACCTCACCCACGGCATGAAGATCAACTTCTCCGGCAAGCTCTACAACGTGGTCGCGTACCACGTCGACGAGAAGACCGGCGAGGTCGACATGGCCGAGGTCGCGCGCCTCGCCAGGGAGTCCCGGCCGAAGCTGATCGTGGCCGGCTGGTCCGCGTACCCGCGCCAGCTGGACTTCGCCGCCTTCCGCAAGATCGCGGACGAGGTCGGCGCGTACCTGATGGTCGACATGGCGCACTTCGCGGGCCTGGTCGCCGCGGGTCTGCACCCGTCGCCCGTCCCGCACGCGCATGTCGTGACGACGACCACCCACAAGACGCTGGGCGGCCCGCGCGGTGGCGTGATCCTCTCCACCGCCGAGCTGGCCAAGAAGATCAACTCCGCGGTCTTCCCCGGTCAGCAGGGTGGCCCGCTGGAGCACGTGATCGCGGCCAAGGCCGTCTCGTTCAAGGTCGCGGCGACGGAGGAGTTCAAGGAGCGCCAGCAGCGCACCCTGGACGGCGCCCGCATCCTGGCCGAGCGTCTGGTGCAGCCCGATGTCACCGAGCACGGCGTCTCGGTCCTCTCCGGCGGCACGGACGTGCACCTGGTCCTCGTCGACCTGCGCGACTCCGAGCTGGACGGCCAGCAGGCCGAGGACCGTCTCCACGAGGTCGGCATCACGGTCAACCGCAACGCGGTCCCGAACGACCCGCGCCCCCCGATGGTCACCTCGGGTCTGCGGATCGGTACGCCCGCGCTGGCCACCCGCGGCTTCCAGGCCGAGGACTTCACCGAGGTCGCCGACATCATCGCGGCTGCGCTGAAGCCCGCATACGACCGGGAGGCGCTGGCCGCCCGGGTCACCGCGCTGGCCGAGAAGCTCCCGCTGTACCCCGGCCTGAAGTAA
- a CDS encoding ABC transporter permease: MTAPIETTGATAEAQPEAVLTGATQSQIEGRSLGRIAWTRFKRDKVAMAGGIVVLLLVLVAILSKPIQAMFGLDPNSFHQSLVDPTLLAPKGSFGGISWSHPLGVEPQTGRDILARIIEGSWVSLVVAAGSTLLSVVIGVVMGVVAGFYGGWVDSGISRLMDTFLAFPLLLFAISISASLQGHAFGLDGLTLRIVVLIFVIGFFNWPYMGRIVRAQTLSLREREFVEAARSLGARGPFILFRELLPNLIAPILVYSTLLIPTNILFEASLSFLGVGIAPPQASWGGMLSTAVDLYQVDPMFMVIPGMAIFITVLAFNLLGDGLRDALDPRGK, translated from the coding sequence GTGACCGCACCGATCGAGACCACCGGAGCGACTGCCGAAGCGCAGCCGGAGGCAGTACTCACGGGGGCCACGCAGAGCCAGATCGAGGGCCGGTCGCTCGGCCGGATCGCCTGGACGCGCTTCAAGCGGGACAAGGTCGCCATGGCGGGCGGCATCGTCGTGCTCCTGCTGGTCCTGGTCGCCATCCTGTCCAAGCCGATCCAGGCGATGTTCGGACTCGACCCCAACAGCTTCCACCAGAGCCTGGTCGACCCGACCCTGCTGGCGCCCAAGGGCAGCTTCGGCGGCATCAGTTGGAGCCATCCGCTCGGCGTCGAACCGCAGACCGGCCGGGACATCCTCGCGCGCATCATCGAGGGTTCCTGGGTCTCGCTGGTCGTCGCCGCAGGGTCCACGCTGCTCTCCGTCGTCATCGGCGTCGTGATGGGCGTGGTGGCGGGCTTCTACGGCGGCTGGGTGGACAGCGGCATCAGCCGGCTGATGGACACGTTCCTGGCCTTCCCGCTGCTGCTCTTCGCGATCTCCATCTCGGCCTCGCTCCAGGGCCACGCGTTCGGCCTGGACGGTCTGACGCTCCGTATCGTCGTACTGATCTTCGTGATCGGCTTCTTCAACTGGCCCTACATGGGCCGGATCGTCCGCGCGCAGACGCTGAGCCTGCGGGAGCGGGAGTTCGTCGAGGCGGCCCGTTCGCTGGGCGCGCGCGGCCCGTTCATCCTCTTCCGCGAGCTGCTGCCGAACCTGATCGCGCCGATCCTCGTCTACTCGACGCTGCTGATTCCCACCAACATCCTCTTCGAGGCGTCCCTGAGCTTCCTCGGTGTCGGTATCGCACCGCCGCAGGCCTCCTGGGGCGGCATGTTGTCCACCGCGGTCGACCTCTACCAGGTGGACCCGATGTTCATGGTCATTCCCGGCATGGCGATCTTCATCACCGTGCTGGCCTTCAATCTGCTGGGGGACGGGCTGCGTGACGCACTCGACCCCCGTGGCAAGTAA
- a CDS encoding enhanced serine sensitivity protein SseB C-terminal domain-containing protein, giving the protein MSASGTAAAGQVEHMLRQVTPGRYDAYEALLHALADSQVWMLLWHGQAGAPDAQYGNMEIEGLGYAPCVTSAQELAVSGWNRSHEVVTGRDLARSLYPDRWGIWLNPHAPGGGVGIPWTDLRRIATGLDRMPAGPLRLSEPAIDIPQFYALLTQSAHHTPAVRSLRRVWVQPALGTPYLAIGLDLYDTSQQSIDSVRAMMQQSIAAVPEGLPVSTVAMSDEYDPVGMWLRANSRPFYDREAQVAPAPAAGYGYPPVG; this is encoded by the coding sequence GTGAGTGCGTCGGGCACGGCGGCGGCCGGGCAGGTCGAGCACATGCTGCGCCAGGTGACCCCCGGGCGGTACGACGCCTACGAGGCACTGCTGCACGCACTCGCCGACAGCCAGGTCTGGATGCTGCTCTGGCACGGTCAGGCAGGAGCACCCGACGCCCAGTACGGGAACATGGAGATCGAAGGCCTCGGCTACGCCCCCTGCGTGACCTCCGCCCAGGAACTCGCGGTCTCCGGCTGGAACCGTTCGCACGAAGTGGTCACCGGGCGCGACCTCGCCCGGTCCCTCTACCCGGACCGCTGGGGCATCTGGCTCAACCCGCACGCCCCCGGCGGCGGTGTCGGCATCCCGTGGACCGATCTGCGCCGGATCGCCACCGGCCTCGACCGGATGCCCGCCGGGCCGCTCCGGCTGTCCGAACCGGCCATCGACATCCCGCAGTTCTACGCGCTGCTCACCCAGAGCGCCCACCACACGCCCGCGGTCCGCTCCCTGCGCCGCGTCTGGGTGCAGCCCGCGCTCGGCACGCCCTATCTGGCCATCGGTCTCGATCTGTACGACACGAGCCAGCAGTCCATCGACTCCGTGCGGGCGATGATGCAGCAGTCGATCGCCGCCGTGCCCGAAGGGCTGCCCGTCTCGACCGTGGCGATGTCCGACGAGTACGACCCGGTCGGGATGTGGCTGCGCGCCAACTCCCGTCCGTTCTACGACCGCGAGGCCCAGGTGGCGCCCGCACCGGCGGCCGGGTACGGGTACCCGCCGGTAGGCTGA
- a CDS encoding L-serine ammonia-lyase, with protein MAISVFDLFSIGIGPSSSHTVGPMRAARMFAARLKNEGLLAHTATVRAELYGSLGATGHGHGTPKAVLLGLEGESPRTVDVEHADERIDQIRGTGRINILGAHEIAFDFDADLVLHRRKALPYHANGMTVLAYDSEGATLLEKTYYSVGGGFVVDEDAVGEDRIVLDDTVLKYPFRTGDELLRLTRETGLSISALMLENEKAWRTEAEIRSGLLDIWHVMQACVARGMSREGILPGGLKVRRRAANSARQLRAEGDPLARAMEWITLYAMAVNEENAAGGRVVTAPTNGAAGIIPAVLHYYINFIPGADEEGIVRFMLSAGAIGMLFKENASISGAEVGCQGEVGSACSMAAGALAEVLGGSPEQVENAAEIGMEHNLGLTCDPVGGLVQIPCIERNGMAAVKAVTAAKMAMRGDGSHKVSLDKVIKTMKETGADMSVKYKETARGGLAVNIIEC; from the coding sequence GTGGCCATATCGGTCTTCGACCTGTTCTCGATCGGCATCGGCCCGTCCAGCTCCCACACGGTCGGCCCCATGCGGGCCGCCCGGATGTTCGCGGCCCGCCTCAAGAACGAGGGTCTGCTGGCGCACACGGCCACCGTGCGCGCCGAGCTGTACGGCTCGCTGGGCGCGACCGGCCACGGACACGGCACCCCGAAGGCGGTGCTCCTCGGCCTGGAGGGTGAGTCCCCCCGTACGGTCGACGTCGAGCACGCCGACGAGCGCATCGACCAGATCCGCGGCACCGGCCGCATCAACATCCTCGGCGCGCACGAGATCGCCTTCGACTTCGACGCGGACCTGGTCCTGCACCGGCGCAAGGCACTTCCGTACCACGCCAACGGCATGACGGTCCTCGCGTACGACAGCGAAGGCGCCACGCTCCTGGAGAAGACGTACTACTCGGTGGGCGGCGGCTTCGTGGTGGACGAGGACGCCGTCGGCGAGGACCGCATCGTCCTCGACGACACCGTGCTGAAGTACCCCTTCCGCACCGGCGACGAGCTGCTGCGGCTCACCCGCGAGACGGGGCTGTCCATCTCCGCGCTGATGCTGGAGAACGAGAAGGCCTGGCGCACCGAGGCGGAGATCCGCTCCGGGCTCCTCGACATCTGGCACGTCATGCAGGCCTGTGTCGCACGCGGCATGTCCCGCGAGGGCATCCTCCCCGGCGGCCTCAAGGTCCGCCGCCGCGCGGCCAATTCGGCCCGCCAGCTGCGCGCCGAGGGCGATCCGCTGGCCCGTGCGATGGAGTGGATCACCCTCTACGCGATGGCCGTGAACGAGGAGAACGCGGCGGGCGGCCGGGTCGTCACCGCCCCGACGAACGGCGCGGCGGGCATCATCCCGGCCGTTCTGCACTACTACATCAACTTCATCCCCGGCGCCGACGAGGAGGGCATCGTCCGCTTCATGCTCTCCGCGGGCGCCATCGGCATGCTCTTCAAGGAGAACGCCTCCATCTCCGGCGCCGAGGTCGGCTGCCAGGGCGAGGTCGGCTCCGCCTGCTCGATGGCGGCGGGCGCGCTGGCCGAGGTGCTCGGCGGCTCCCCCGAGCAGGTGGAGAACGCGGCCGAGATCGGCATGGAGCACAACCTGGGCCTGACCTGCGACCCGGTCGGCGGTCTGGTGCAGATCCCGTGCATCGAGCGCAACGGGATGGCGGCGGTCAAGGCCGTCACCGCGGCGAAGATGGCCATGCGCGGGGACGGCAGCCACAAGGTCTCCCTGGACAAGGTCATCAAGACGATGAAGGAGACCGGCGCGGACATGTCGGTCAAGTACAAGGAGACCGCGCGCGGCGGGCTCGCGGTGAACATCATCGAGTGTTGA
- a CDS encoding enhanced serine sensitivity protein SseB encodes MAWPGNELEEVLAASIGNPEAGGRLIEVLGRSSVWVPLPNGGGNDSSSLDLPMLDIEGAAYVPVFSSEAQFVRCMGSHFSFTVAPAVEFARGLPPQAGIAVNPGGAVGMPLPPPAVAELCRAGHTSLDGPATGGRVRLFEPDWQEEPVDFLSAAAGEFEETGVVRSARRALASIEGGDPVLFVGVEFATWDGAGRNAPMDALGRALGRVAVPWPVNLVLLDVAQDPVTDWMLEKIRPFYVRSAS; translated from the coding sequence ATGGCATGGCCGGGCAATGAGCTCGAAGAGGTACTGGCCGCTTCGATCGGCAACCCCGAAGCGGGTGGCCGGCTGATCGAGGTGCTGGGGCGCAGCAGCGTCTGGGTCCCGCTGCCCAACGGCGGTGGGAACGACAGCAGTTCGCTCGATCTGCCCATGCTCGACATCGAGGGCGCGGCGTACGTCCCGGTCTTCAGCTCCGAGGCGCAGTTCGTCCGGTGCATGGGCTCGCACTTCTCCTTCACGGTGGCTCCGGCGGTCGAGTTCGCCCGCGGGCTGCCGCCGCAGGCGGGCATCGCGGTGAACCCGGGCGGCGCCGTCGGCATGCCGCTGCCGCCGCCCGCCGTGGCCGAGCTGTGCCGGGCGGGACACACCTCGCTGGACGGCCCGGCGACCGGCGGCAGGGTGCGGCTCTTCGAACCGGACTGGCAGGAGGAGCCCGTCGACTTCCTCTCCGCTGCGGCGGGCGAGTTCGAGGAGACGGGCGTGGTGCGCTCGGCCCGCCGGGCACTCGCCTCCATCGAGGGCGGCGACCCGGTCCTCTTCGTCGGCGTCGAGTTCGCGACCTGGGACGGCGCGGGCCGGAACGCCCCGATGGACGCGCTCGGCCGGGCACTCGGCCGGGTCGCGGTCCCCTGGCCGGTCAACCTCGTCCTGCTGGACGTGGCACAGGACCCGGTCACCGACTGGATGCTGGAGAAGATCAGGCCCTTCTATGTCAGGTCCGCGTCGTAG
- a CDS encoding cytochrome P450: MTDAHLTSRTEVRDFPVTRPDSCSFDPDETYTRLRAGEPVSLVRCPAGMTAWLVSRYKDVQDVLADPRLSSRGAGSNHMLPSFDGGDPVPGFMIQLDGAEHARLRRLLMGEFTMRRAEALRPYIQKITDEHIDAMLAGTTADLVRDFALPIPLLVICKMLGVPYDHHEAFRRDSQVLMGFDSDEATRDAADQRLDGYLGEVIGQRLTEPQDDLLSRLIDRGNETDRPLTTQELVTLAKLLLVAGHETTASMVALSTLVLLENSGRMAALRAAPDTIGAAVEELLRYLSVIQFGLLRYATEDLSVGGTAVKAGEWLVAAVPSGNRDESVFPAPDTVDLGRQARTHLAFGFGAHQCIGHQLARIELRIALVTLLRRVPGLRLARPLTRSDFRLNDIVYGLRSMPVVC; this comes from the coding sequence ATGACGGACGCCCACCTCACCTCCCGTACGGAAGTCCGCGACTTCCCGGTCACCAGGCCGGATTCCTGTTCCTTCGACCCCGACGAGACCTACACCCGGCTGCGCGCCGGGGAGCCCGTGTCGCTGGTCCGCTGCCCGGCCGGGATGACCGCGTGGCTGGTCAGTCGGTACAAGGACGTGCAGGACGTACTCGCGGATCCGCGGCTGAGCTCACGCGGCGCGGGTTCGAATCACATGCTGCCGTCGTTCGACGGAGGAGACCCGGTCCCGGGCTTCATGATCCAGCTGGACGGCGCGGAGCACGCGCGGTTGCGGCGGCTGCTGATGGGCGAGTTCACCATGCGGCGGGCGGAGGCGCTCCGGCCGTACATCCAGAAGATCACCGATGAGCACATCGATGCGATGCTCGCCGGGACGACCGCGGACCTGGTCCGGGACTTCGCCCTGCCGATCCCGTTGCTGGTGATCTGCAAGATGCTCGGCGTGCCCTACGACCACCACGAGGCGTTCCGGCGCGACAGCCAGGTACTGATGGGCTTCGATTCCGACGAGGCGACCCGCGACGCGGCCGACCAGCGGCTGGACGGCTACCTCGGCGAGGTGATCGGGCAGCGGCTCACCGAGCCGCAGGACGACCTGCTCAGCCGGCTGATCGACCGGGGCAACGAGACCGACCGGCCGCTGACCACGCAGGAGTTGGTCACGCTCGCCAAGCTGCTGCTGGTCGCCGGACACGAGACGACCGCCAGCATGGTCGCACTGAGCACGTTGGTGCTGCTGGAGAACTCCGGCCGGATGGCTGCGCTGCGTGCCGCGCCGGACACCATCGGCGCCGCCGTGGAGGAGCTGCTGCGCTATCTCTCGGTGATCCAGTTCGGGCTGCTCCGGTACGCCACCGAGGACCTCTCCGTCGGCGGCACCGCGGTGAAGGCGGGAGAGTGGCTGGTCGCCGCGGTCCCGTCGGGCAACCGGGACGAGAGTGTCTTCCCGGCCCCGGACACCGTCGATCTCGGCCGGCAGGCCCGCACCCACCTGGCGTTCGGGTTCGGCGCGCACCAGTGCATCGGCCACCAGCTGGCCCGGATCGAGCTCCGGATCGCGCTCGTCACGCTGCTGCGCCGGGTGCCGGGGCTGCGGTTGGCGAGGCCGTTGACGCGGTCCGACTTCAGGCTCAACGACATCGTCTACGGCCTGCGGAGCATGCCGGTCGTCTGCTGA
- the gcvH gene encoding glycine cleavage system protein GcvH has translation MSNPQQLRYSKEHEWLSVAENGVSTVGITEFAANALGDVVYAQLPEAGSTVTAGETCGELESTKSVSDLYAPVTGEITAVNQDVIDDPSLVNTAPYEGGWLFKVRVTGEPDDLLSADEYDAFSAGN, from the coding sequence ATGAGCAACCCCCAGCAGCTGCGTTACAGCAAGGAGCACGAGTGGCTGTCGGTCGCCGAGAACGGCGTCTCGACGGTCGGCATCACGGAGTTCGCGGCCAACGCGCTCGGTGACGTCGTCTACGCCCAGCTCCCTGAGGCCGGCTCCACGGTGACCGCGGGCGAGACCTGCGGCGAGCTGGAGTCGACCAAGTCGGTCAGCGATCTGTACGCCCCGGTCACCGGTGAGATCACCGCGGTCAACCAGGACGTCATCGACGACCCGTCGCTGGTGAACACCGCCCCGTACGAGGGCGGTTGGCTGTTCAAGGTGCGCGTCACCGGTGAGCCGGACGATCTGCTCTCCGCCGACGAGTACGACGCTTTCTCCGCCGGCAACTAG